The segment CGTCCACGGAACCGGTGCTCCACTCGACGCCGATCTGCGTCTTGATCCGATCGAGCAGGTCCTGCACGGTGATGACGGCGGTGCTGGCCGACGTCCCGCGCCGCCCGAAGGGCACCACGGTGGCGGAGAGGGCCATCGCCGCGAACTCGCGTCTGGAGAGCTCGCTCATGCGTGCAGCGATTATGACCCCGAAACCGGGGCGCCGCGCTCGCGCTCTAGTCTCGAATCGACCCGATCATGGCGCTACGCCGCGAGTAGGTCGCACCGCGCTCACTCGACTGAGAACCATTACTCGCCTTTCAACGCGCGGAGCGGATCGATCGTGGTCGCACGGCGAGCCGGGCCGGCTGTGGCAAGGGCGGTCGCGATCAGAAACAGCGCTGCAACCGCTGCGAGCACGATTGGATCGGTGCCCGGCGTGTCGAAGAGGAAGCTCGCGAGCAGGCGACCAAAGGAGTTCGCGCCGGCCACGCCCAGCATGATCCCGATGATCGCCAATGTCAGGCCCTGGCGCAGCACAAGCCGCAGCACGGCAAGGCGGCTCGCACCGAGCGCCATCCGTAGGCCGAACTCCTGGGTTCGCTGGCTGACGCTGGTGCCGATGACGCCGCCGATGCCCGCCAGCGTGATCGCCAGGGCGACCAACGCGAAGATCGAGAGCAGTGCGGCGGTGATTCTCGGCTGGGCCAGCTGCGTCGTGCGCCGGATCTCGGCAATCGTCGCGATGTCTTCCACCGGGGTGTCGGGATCGGCGCCGTGGACTGCAGCCTTGATGACGGACACCAGGCCTCGCGGGTCGCCGTCGGTGCGAACCAGCAGGCGAGACCCCCTACCGGGTGACTGACTCACCGCTCGATAGTACTGTGCCGGGTTCTCCTGCTCGACGTCGTAGAGTCGGTAGTCGGCGGCAACGCCAATGACGGTGAACGTCCGCTCGCCGTCGACGTCGCGGGCGGTGAATCGCCGGCCGACCGGGTCCGCGCCCTTCCAGAGCTTCGCCATGGATTGGCTGATGATGGCGACTGGCGGCGATTCAGGCGTGTCGCTCGGCCGGAAGTCTTGGCCGGCCAGCAGCGGCACGCCCAGCGTGTCGAAGTACTGGTCGCTTGCATAGTTGCGATCCACCTCGACCCCACGCCGCACGCCATCGTCGAAGCCCTCGAGCGTCACGGGGACAAAGCCCGGCGAGATGGCCGACTGTGGAACGGCGCTCGTCAACGCGGCGGCACGCACGCCCGGAGAGGACCGCAGCGCGGTGAGCACCTCGGCTTCGAAGCGCCGCGAATCAGCGTCGGTCGCCTGGCTCGTGAAGTTCCCGTACGTAGCGGCCGTCATGACGCGCTCGGTCTCGAAGCCGAGGGGCGTCGTTGCCAGTCGGTAGAAGCTCTCGAGCAGTAGCGCGGCGCCGACGACAAGCGCGAACGACACCGCCACCTGGGCGACGACCAGCCCGGACCGCAACTGATGCTTCCCGGTGCCCTCTCCGGTTTGCGCACCGCCATCCCGCATGCGGCTTGCCAGGTCGCGCCGTACGACCACCGCCGGTGCAACGCCGAAGGCGATGCCGGTGCCGATCGACCCGAGGAGCGCGAAGGCGAGAACGACGCCGTCGATGGCGATCTGGCCCGTGCGCGGCGTGAAGCGGCCCACGAAGTCGACGAGCAAGTCCAACGAGAGCCAGGCGAGGCCCGCGCCGAGCGCACCTCCGGCGAGCGCGACGACGACGCTCTCCGTCAGCAGCTGCCGGAGCAGGCGCCCGCGACTCGCGCCGAGCGCCGCCCGGACCGCCAGCTCGCGGCTCCGCCTGAGCGTGCGCGCGAGCGCCAGGTTCGCCACGTTCGCGGCCGCAATGATCAGCACGAGCAGGGTGACGCCGACGAGCACATAGAGCGCCTGTCGCGCGTTCGAGACGAGCTCCTCGCCGAGCAAGACGGCCTCGCCCGTGAAGCCCAAGCTCCCTGTCTGCTCGTGATCCCGCGGGTAGCTCTGCTCGAACGAGCGCGCGATGGTCGCGATGTCCCACGACGCACGCTGGAGGGTCGCGCCCGGCACGAGCCGGCCGAAGACGTCGAGGCCTGAGAACGACCGATGGGTTGACGGCGAGGCTTCCTCCGCTGCTCGGAAAGGACAGGCCGCCGTCGGCATGTAAACGTCGTTCTCGCGGGGGTACTCCGGAAAGGCCGGCAGGACTCCCACGATGGTGTGCGGCCTGTTGTTCATCTCGAGCATGCGGCCAACGACGTTCGGGTCGCCGCCGAACTTTTGCTGCCAGTACGCGTGGCTCAACATGAGCACCGCCTCGGCGCCCAGGTCGTCGTCCGTCTCGATGAACACTCGGCCAAGCAAGGGCTCGATGCCCAGCATCTCGAAGAAGTTCCCGGACACGACGCCCGTGTCCACGCGGTCGGGCTCCCCGTGGTTGAGCAGCGTAAACGCCATCGAGTGATACTCGACGAGGTCGCGCACGCTCGCGAGCCGAGCGCGGTACTCCTGCAGCTCCTGAATCGAGACGCCAGCGTCTGGACGATGGGATTTCACGGCGGCCTGGCGCACGAGCACCAGCTCGTGGCCATTGCGGAACGGCAGCGGCTCGAGGAGCACGCCGTCGATCACCGAGAACATCGCCGTGTTCGCGCCAATGCCAAGCGCAAGAATCAGCACGGCCGCGAGCGTGTACCCGGGCGCGCTCGCGAGCGTCCGCAGGCGGTACCGCGCGTCCTGGCCGAGCGTGTCCCAGAACGTCATGCCCCGCGCGTCATGCACCTCCTCGCGGCCGCGGGTCACGGGACCGAAGTCGCGCATCCCTGCGTGCCGCGCCTCGCCTTCGCTCTCGCCGGCTCGCTGGCGCCGCTCCGTCTCCATCGCGAGGTGAAAGTCGACCTCCCTCCGAACCTCGACGTCGAGCCGGCCGCGGCCCGCCAACACGCGCAGACGACGAAACAGCCTGAACATCACGACACCGCCTGGAGAATGCGGACCACGGCCGCCGACACACGTTCCCAGTCGGCCTGGAGCCGCATCCACAGTTGCGGGGAGGTCTTCAAGAACCGCGACAGGCGTATCGGCGGTGATCCCCCGCTTGCCGAGGATGATCTCGTTCAAGCGGTTCAAAGAGACACGCAGCTGTCGCGCGGCGTCCATCACCGGCAGAGACCGCGGGATTCGGTCCGGAGCGGCACGAGCCGCGGAGGACGGGAAACCGTCTCCCGACAGCCGCCCTGGCGAAGCCAGGCTGGCGGGCCGTGCGGGATAGTGATGAGAACT is part of the Luteitalea sp. genome and harbors:
- a CDS encoding FtsX-like permease family protein, which translates into the protein MMDAARQLRVSLNRLNEIILGKRGITADTPVAVLEDLPATVDAAPGRLGTCVGGRGPHSPGGVVMFRLFRRLRVLAGRGRLDVEVRREVDFHLAMETERRQRAGESEGEARHAGMRDFGPVTRGREEVHDARGMTFWDTLGQDARYRLRTLASAPGYTLAAVLILALGIGANTAMFSVIDGVLLEPLPFRNGHELVLVRQAAVKSHRPDAGVSIQELQEYRARLASVRDLVEYHSMAFTLLNHGEPDRVDTGVVSGNFFEMLGIEPLLGRVFIETDDDLGAEAVLMLSHAYWQQKFGGDPNVVGRMLEMNNRPHTIVGVLPAFPEYPRENDVYMPTAACPFRAAEEASPSTHRSFSGLDVFGRLVPGATLQRASWDIATIARSFEQSYPRDHEQTGSLGFTGEAVLLGEELVSNARQALYVLVGVTLLVLIIAAANVANLALARTLRRSRELAVRAALGASRGRLLRQLLTESVVVALAGGALGAGLAWLSLDLLVDFVGRFTPRTGQIAIDGVVLAFALLGSIGTGIAFGVAPAVVVRRDLASRMRDGGAQTGEGTGKHQLRSGLVVAQVAVSFALVVGAALLLESFYRLATTPLGFETERVMTAATYGNFTSQATDADSRRFEAEVLTALRSSPGVRAAALTSAVPQSAISPGFVPVTLEGFDDGVRRGVEVDRNYASDQYFDTLGVPLLAGQDFRPSDTPESPPVAIISQSMAKLWKGADPVGRRFTARDVDGERTFTVIGVAADYRLYDVEQENPAQYYRAVSQSPGRGSRLLVRTDGDPRGLVSVIKAAVHGADPDTPVEDIATIAEIRRTTQLAQPRITAALLSIFALVALAITLAGIGGVIGTSVSQRTQEFGLRMALGASRLAVLRLVLRQGLTLAIIGIMLGVAGANSFGRLLASFLFDTPGTDPIVLAAVAALFLIATALATAGPARRATTIDPLRALKGE